Proteins co-encoded in one Kribbella qitaiheensis genomic window:
- a CDS encoding LLM class flavin-dependent oxidoreductase: protein MDSSDALRQPSLAGVPLSVLDRSRTRSGETEAETLRGTVRLAQQVEELGYHRFWVSEHHSVPGVVGSAPTVLAAAVAAATSRIRVGTGGVMLPNHQPLVVAEQFGVLESLFPGRIDMGLGRSVGFTNGIRRALGVEKDAAEDFESQIQELLGYFTGTQKNHPQVHARPGEGLRVPAYVLAVGEGALLAASLGLPLVIGAFKGEQELLTLLERYRSSFRPSAWAERPYVVLASTVAVAATSDDARRLLLPEAWSSAYSRTRGVFPPLLPVDEVLRIDMTEKERDIFEQSLRGQIYGTPAEVDAVLGGLVQRTAADEVLVTTNTYDRGDLLASYGQLADLAGSLVSR from the coding sequence CGAGACCGAGGCGGAGACGTTGCGCGGCACGGTCCGGCTGGCTCAGCAGGTCGAGGAGCTCGGCTACCACCGCTTCTGGGTCTCGGAGCACCACAGTGTCCCCGGCGTGGTCGGCTCCGCGCCGACAGTGCTGGCGGCTGCTGTCGCGGCGGCGACCAGCCGGATCCGCGTCGGCACGGGTGGCGTGATGCTGCCGAATCACCAGCCGCTGGTGGTCGCGGAGCAGTTCGGCGTACTGGAGTCGCTCTTCCCAGGCCGGATCGACATGGGACTCGGGAGATCTGTCGGCTTCACGAACGGGATCCGCCGGGCCCTTGGCGTCGAGAAGGACGCGGCCGAGGATTTCGAGTCGCAGATCCAGGAACTGCTCGGCTACTTCACCGGCACTCAGAAGAATCATCCGCAGGTGCATGCGCGACCTGGTGAAGGCTTGCGCGTACCGGCGTACGTGCTTGCTGTCGGCGAAGGCGCGCTGCTTGCCGCCTCACTGGGTCTTCCGCTGGTCATCGGTGCATTCAAGGGCGAGCAGGAGCTCCTCACGCTGCTGGAACGCTACCGCTCGTCCTTCCGCCCGTCTGCGTGGGCAGAACGCCCGTACGTCGTGCTGGCGTCGACCGTTGCCGTCGCTGCCACTAGTGATGACGCCAGGCGGCTACTGCTGCCCGAGGCATGGTCCAGCGCCTACTCGCGTACTCGGGGCGTGTTCCCACCCCTGCTCCCCGTCGACGAGGTGCTGCGCATCGACATGACAGAGAAGGAACGCGACATCTTCGAACAGTCGCTGCGCGGGCAGATCTACGGGACACCTGCAGAGGTTGACGCCGTACTGGGCGGTCTAGTGCAGCGCACGGCTGCGGACGAGGTGCTGGTGACCACCAACACCTACGACCGGGGCGACCTACTGGCGTCGTACGGGCAACTGGCGGACCTTGCCGGCTCGCTCGTCAGCCGCTGA
- a CDS encoding GNAT family N-acetyltransferase, which produces MTKAPDGRSLTGDIVRLDRLVAEDIESLYAAIGNEQVYAGGFGGGLAGMPADADQMREQWVASATQRTAYVVRLIADGTVVGTSSLGDVDLHNESAHLGWTGYAPSVWGTAVNPATKLLLLQHAFEDCGFGRVKIQTGSANTRSQAAIAKLGATREGVLRRHKRVADGSFRDTVVFSILADEWPDVRKRLQERISG; this is translated from the coding sequence ATGACGAAAGCACCTGATGGCCGCTCCCTGACCGGCGACATCGTCCGCCTCGATCGGCTCGTTGCCGAGGACATCGAATCGCTGTACGCGGCGATCGGCAACGAGCAGGTGTACGCCGGTGGCTTCGGTGGCGGCCTGGCCGGCATGCCCGCCGATGCCGACCAGATGCGCGAGCAGTGGGTCGCGTCGGCGACGCAGCGTACGGCGTACGTGGTCCGTCTGATCGCAGACGGAACAGTTGTCGGTACGTCGAGCCTCGGCGATGTCGATCTCCACAACGAGTCGGCGCATCTCGGCTGGACCGGCTACGCGCCGTCGGTGTGGGGGACCGCGGTCAACCCGGCCACCAAATTGCTCCTGCTGCAGCACGCGTTCGAGGACTGTGGCTTCGGCCGGGTCAAGATCCAGACCGGGTCGGCCAACACCCGCTCGCAGGCGGCTATCGCCAAACTCGGTGCTACCCGCGAGGGCGTACTGCGTCGCCACAAGCGGGTCGCGGACGGTTCGTTCCGCGACACCGTGGTGTTCTCGATCCTGGCCGACGAGTGGCCGGACGTCCGTAAACGCCTGCAGGAGCGGATCAGCGGCTGA
- a CDS encoding phosphatidate cytidylyltransferase: MGVDQSTPAPSRAGRNLPAAIAVGVGLGAVILGSLFWQKVLFIFVVLAAVLVAVDELIRVFRTSGAKLHRVPLFAGTAAMAIAAYFGGPLALLVAMALTVLATIFWRMPDGSVGFVRDVTIGTFLITYVPLLAGFAVLLVQPEHDGPERVVTFFLVVVASDVGGYVAGILFGKHPMAPTISPKKTWEGFAGSTIACIGAGIGSVVWLLDGHWWVGAIVGVVAVLTATVGDLAESMIKRDLGIKDMSNLLPGHGGVMDRLDSLLATAPAVWLLLHLLVT; the protein is encoded by the coding sequence ATGGGCGTCGACCAGAGCACGCCCGCACCGAGCCGTGCCGGGCGCAACCTGCCCGCGGCGATCGCGGTCGGTGTCGGCCTCGGTGCGGTCATCCTCGGTTCGCTTTTCTGGCAGAAGGTCCTCTTCATCTTCGTCGTGCTGGCTGCCGTCCTGGTAGCCGTCGACGAACTGATCCGCGTGTTCCGGACCAGTGGCGCGAAACTGCACCGGGTCCCCTTGTTCGCAGGCACCGCCGCGATGGCGATCGCCGCGTACTTCGGGGGTCCGCTCGCGCTGCTGGTCGCGATGGCGCTGACGGTGCTGGCGACGATCTTCTGGCGGATGCCGGACGGTTCGGTCGGCTTCGTCCGCGATGTCACCATCGGGACGTTCCTGATCACCTATGTGCCTTTGCTGGCAGGCTTCGCGGTGCTGCTGGTCCAGCCGGAGCATGACGGTCCGGAGCGGGTGGTGACGTTCTTCCTGGTCGTGGTGGCCAGTGACGTCGGCGGTTACGTCGCCGGGATCCTGTTCGGCAAGCACCCGATGGCGCCGACGATCAGCCCGAAGAAGACCTGGGAAGGTTTCGCCGGCTCGACGATCGCCTGTATCGGTGCTGGGATCGGGTCAGTGGTGTGGTTGCTCGACGGCCACTGGTGGGTCGGCGCGATCGTCGGCGTAGTGGCGGTGCTGACTGCGACCGTGGGGGATCTGGCCGAGTCGATGATCAAGCGCGATCTCGGCATCAAGGACATGTCCAACCTGCTGCCCGGCCACGGCGGCGTGATGGACCGGCTGGACTCCTTGCTGGCAACGGCTCCCGCGGTCTGGCTGCTGCTGCACCTGCTGGTCACCTAA
- the pyrH gene encoding UMP kinase yields MTETLGTETNPASSPFDPAYHRVLLKLSGEVFGGGKLGVDPDVVNSIAKQIAEVVRAGVQVAIVVGGGNFFRGAELQQRGMERNRADYMGMLGTVMNCLALQDFLEKLGVETRVQTAITMGQVAEPYIPRKADRHLAKGRVVIFGAGSGMPYFSTDTVAAQRALEIGAEALLMGKQGVDGVYDSDPKKNPDAVKFDQLSYDDFLSRGLRVADSTAISLARDNALPIVIFGLEEGNIARVVRGEKIGTVVSPGQ; encoded by the coding sequence GTGACGGAAACCCTGGGTACCGAGACGAATCCGGCCTCTTCGCCGTTCGATCCGGCCTATCACCGGGTGTTGTTGAAGCTGTCGGGCGAGGTGTTCGGCGGCGGCAAGCTGGGCGTCGACCCGGATGTGGTGAACTCGATCGCCAAGCAGATCGCCGAGGTGGTCCGGGCCGGAGTACAGGTCGCCATCGTCGTCGGTGGTGGCAACTTCTTCCGTGGTGCGGAGTTGCAGCAGCGCGGGATGGAGCGCAACCGCGCCGACTACATGGGCATGCTCGGCACGGTGATGAACTGCCTGGCCCTCCAGGACTTCCTGGAGAAGCTGGGCGTCGAGACCCGGGTCCAGACCGCCATCACGATGGGGCAGGTCGCCGAGCCGTACATCCCGCGCAAGGCCGACCGGCACCTGGCCAAGGGCCGCGTGGTGATCTTCGGCGCCGGATCCGGGATGCCGTACTTCTCCACCGACACGGTCGCCGCCCAGCGCGCGCTGGAGATCGGCGCCGAGGCCCTGCTGATGGGTAAGCAGGGCGTCGACGGGGTCTACGACTCCGATCCGAAGAAGAACCCGGACGCGGTCAAGTTCGACCAGCTCTCGTACGACGACTTCCTCTCCCGCGGCCTGCGGGTCGCCGACTCGACCGCGATCAGCCTGGCCCGCGACAACGCGCTCCCGATCGTCATCTTCGGTCTGGAGGAGGGCAACATCGCCCGCGTCGTCCGGGGCGAGAAGATCGGCACGGTCGTTTCGCCCGGGCAGTAG
- the tsf gene encoding translation elongation factor Ts, producing the protein MANYTAADVKKLRDATGAGMMDAKKALESTDGDFEKAIEELRIHGAAKAAKRGAERSATNGLVAAAENAMVQFNCETDFVAKNEQFQQLAADIVAHASASKVGDVEGLLGEKLADGKSVAENIEALAAVIGEKLELGKVAVFDGKVAAYMHKRAADLPAQVGVLVEFEGDNIDAARGAAMQAAAMRPLYTTRDEVPAETVESEKRIAEATAREEGKPEQALPKIVEGRVNGFYKEVVLLEQSSVQENKKTVKAVLDAAGVTVKRFARFEVGA; encoded by the coding sequence ATGGCGAACTACACCGCCGCTGACGTCAAGAAGCTCCGCGACGCAACGGGCGCGGGCATGATGGATGCGAAGAAGGCCCTCGAGAGCACCGACGGCGACTTCGAGAAGGCGATCGAGGAGCTGCGCATCCACGGCGCGGCCAAGGCCGCCAAGCGTGGCGCCGAGCGTTCCGCGACCAACGGCCTGGTGGCCGCCGCAGAGAACGCGATGGTCCAGTTCAACTGCGAGACCGACTTCGTCGCCAAGAACGAGCAGTTCCAGCAGCTCGCGGCCGACATCGTCGCGCACGCCTCGGCCAGCAAGGTCGGTGACGTCGAGGGTCTGCTCGGCGAGAAGCTGGCCGACGGCAAGAGCGTCGCCGAGAACATCGAGGCCCTGGCCGCGGTGATCGGTGAGAAGCTCGAGCTCGGCAAGGTCGCCGTCTTCGACGGCAAGGTCGCGGCGTACATGCACAAGCGTGCCGCCGACCTGCCGGCCCAGGTGGGCGTGCTGGTCGAGTTCGAGGGCGACAACATCGACGCGGCGCGTGGCGCGGCCATGCAGGCCGCCGCGATGCGACCGCTGTACACCACCCGCGACGAGGTCCCGGCCGAGACGGTCGAGTCCGAGAAGCGGATCGCCGAGGCGACCGCCCGTGAAGAGGGCAAGCCGGAGCAGGCACTGCCGAAGATCGTCGAGGGTCGGGTGAACGGCTTCTACAAGGAGGTCGTGCTGCTCGAGCAGTCGTCGGTCCAGGAGAACAAGAAGACCGTGAAGGCAGTTCTGGACGCGGCCGGCGTGACCGTCAAGCGGTTCGCTCGCTTCGAGGTCGGGGCCTGA
- the rpsB gene encoding 30S ribosomal protein S2: protein MAVVTMKQLLESGVHFGHQTRRWNPKMKRFIFTERNGIYIIDLQQSLSYIDRAYEFIRSTVASGGAILFVGTKKQAQEAIAEQATRVGMPYVNQRWLGGMLTNFQTVSKRLQRMKELELLDFDDVAASGVTKKELLQKRREYIKLLKTLGGIRDMARVPAAVWIVDTKKEHLAVDEARKLKLPIIGILDTNCDPDEVDFPIPGNDDAIRSVGLLTRVIADAVADGLMSRGGQGAAAAGEELGAEEPMAAWERELLESQNGAATEAKADEAKADEAKADEAPAAEVKTEEAPAAEVKADEAPAAEVKADEAPAAEVKTDEAPAAEVEATEAPAAEAAAVEAPAAEATDAEAPKTDA from the coding sequence ATGGCCGTCGTGACCATGAAGCAGCTGCTCGAGAGCGGCGTCCACTTCGGGCACCAGACCCGTCGTTGGAACCCGAAGATGAAGCGATTCATCTTCACCGAGCGCAACGGCATCTACATCATCGACCTGCAGCAGTCGCTGTCGTACATCGACCGCGCCTACGAGTTCATCCGGAGCACCGTCGCCTCCGGTGGCGCGATCCTGTTCGTCGGCACCAAGAAGCAGGCGCAGGAAGCGATCGCCGAGCAGGCGACCCGCGTCGGCATGCCGTACGTGAACCAGCGCTGGCTGGGCGGCATGCTCACCAACTTCCAGACCGTCAGCAAGCGGCTCCAGCGGATGAAGGAGCTCGAGCTGCTGGACTTCGACGACGTCGCCGCCTCCGGTGTGACGAAGAAGGAGCTCCTGCAGAAGCGTCGCGAGTACATCAAGCTGCTCAAGACCCTCGGTGGTATCCGCGACATGGCCCGCGTTCCGGCCGCTGTCTGGATCGTCGACACCAAGAAGGAGCACCTCGCCGTTGACGAGGCGCGCAAGCTCAAGCTGCCGATCATCGGCATCCTCGACACCAACTGCGACCCGGACGAGGTCGACTTCCCGATCCCGGGCAACGACGACGCGATCCGTTCGGTCGGCCTGCTGACCCGCGTGATCGCCGACGCCGTCGCCGATGGCCTGATGTCGCGTGGCGGCCAGGGCGCGGCCGCGGCCGGCGAGGAGCTGGGTGCCGAGGAGCCGATGGCTGCTTGGGAGCGCGAGTTGCTGGAGAGCCAGAACGGCGCCGCCACCGAGGCCAAGGCCGACGAGGCCAAGGCCGACGAAGCCAAGGCCGACGAGGCCCCCGCGGCCGAGGTGAAGACCGAAGAGGCTCCGGCCGCCGAGGTCAAGGCTGACGAGGCTCCGGCCGCCGAGGTCAAGGCTGACGAGGCCCCGGCCGCCGAGGTCAAGACTGACGAGGCCCCGGCCGCCGAGGTCGAGGCCACCGAGGCTCCGGCCGCCGAAGCCGCCGCTGTCGAGGCGCCGGCTGCCGAGGCCACCGACGCGGAAGCGCCGAAGACCGACGCCTGA
- a CDS encoding M23 family metallopeptidase: MPLDPGTTRPTATHAVLATITFALIALAHLSLASPPTSAPPPGASQSAASNYAHVPAPPPTTRVRTPQSATSAPLPTASPGAYVSTSPSAASAGPPAAVATFRGPPPGAAPRGGVWPLSPRPEIVRGFELPAKPWLPGHRGLDLAGSPGQPVLAATAGTITYAGPLAGRGVVVVTTGLLRTTYEPVIPSVRVGATVTPGQQLGTLSLAGTHCPPHTCLHWGLRNATTYVNPLTLLTSRPVRLLPSAQPQTSPAQPPTADPPQAPPTGTCPAGRPAPTTQRVARSRQHPPASRGRRPAAQPRAPARPECAARFQRAASSRLRAPAPQAHALALRASAAPFPATAAFPRCGAARRIEVRAQRRSPWWASAPCLPSAVHS, translated from the coding sequence ATGCCCCTAGACCCCGGAACCACCCGTCCCACCGCCACCCACGCCGTCCTCGCGACCATCACTTTCGCCCTGATCGCCCTCGCCCACCTCAGCCTCGCCTCACCACCCACCTCCGCCCCACCACCCGGCGCCTCGCAGTCGGCCGCCTCCAACTACGCCCACGTCCCCGCTCCACCACCGACTACCCGCGTCCGCACCCCGCAGTCGGCCACCTCCGCTCCGCTGCCGACCGCCTCCCCCGGCGCCTACGTCTCCACCTCCCCGTCGGCCGCCTCGGCCGGACCTCCGGCCGCCGTCGCCACCTTTCGCGGCCCGCCGCCAGGCGCGGCGCCGCGCGGCGGCGTCTGGCCGCTCAGCCCTCGGCCGGAGATCGTCCGCGGCTTCGAACTCCCCGCGAAGCCATGGCTCCCCGGCCATCGCGGCCTCGACCTAGCGGGCTCCCCCGGCCAGCCTGTCCTCGCAGCCACCGCCGGCACGATCACGTACGCCGGTCCGCTGGCCGGCCGAGGCGTCGTCGTCGTAACCACCGGCCTCCTCCGCACCACCTACGAACCGGTCATCCCCTCAGTCCGCGTAGGCGCGACTGTCACCCCCGGCCAGCAACTCGGCACCCTCTCCCTCGCTGGCACCCACTGCCCACCCCACACCTGCCTCCACTGGGGCCTCCGCAACGCAACCACCTACGTCAACCCCCTCACCCTCCTCACCTCCCGCCCCGTTCGCCTACTCCCCTCAGCCCAACCCCAGACCTCCCCGGCCCAGCCACCAACAGCCGACCCACCGCAGGCCCCACCCACGGGAACGTGCCCAGCAGGGCGCCCAGCACCAACCACCCAGCGAGTGGCGCGGAGCAGGCAGCACCCACCAGCCTCACGGGGGCGCCGACCAGCCGCCCAGCCCCGCGCACCAGCCCGCCCCGAGTGCGCAGCACGCTTCCAGCGAGCGGCATCGAGCAGGCTGCGGGCTCCAGCCCCGCAGGCGCACGCACTAGCTCTCCGGGCGAGCGCAGCACCGTTCCCGGCGACGGCAGCCTTCCCGCGGTGCGGAGCAGCCCGGCGGATCGAGGTACGGGCTCAGCGCCGGTCGCCGTGGTGGGCATCGGCGCCGTGCTTACCTTCGGCGGTGCACTCCTGA
- a CDS encoding RrF2 family transcriptional regulator has product MRVSAKSDYALRALIEITQRWMASDPTVVSAEELSRAQGIPHGFLQGILADLRRAGVLSSQRGQSGGWKLAVDPNNISVADVMRAVDGPIVSISGVRPESVDYNEQAVVLQRVWIAARASLRDVLEHTTLTDLAKGKLPAGVERRSRDEDAWQARVQGS; this is encoded by the coding sequence ATGCGGGTTTCGGCGAAGTCTGACTATGCGTTGCGAGCGCTGATCGAGATCACTCAGCGCTGGATGGCGAGCGACCCCACAGTGGTTTCCGCGGAGGAGCTCAGCCGTGCCCAGGGCATTCCGCACGGCTTCCTGCAAGGGATCCTCGCCGATTTGCGGCGGGCCGGGGTGCTGTCGAGTCAGCGTGGGCAGTCCGGCGGCTGGAAGCTCGCCGTCGACCCGAACAACATCTCGGTCGCCGATGTGATGAGGGCGGTCGACGGACCGATCGTCAGCATCTCCGGCGTGCGGCCGGAGAGCGTTGACTACAACGAACAGGCAGTCGTGCTGCAGCGGGTCTGGATCGCTGCGCGGGCTAGCCTGCGCGATGTGCTGGAGCACACCACGCTGACAGACCTTGCCAAGGGCAAGCTTCCGGCCGGCGTCGAGCGCCGCTCCCGCGACGAAGACGCCTGGCAAGCCCGCGTCCAAGGCAGCTGA
- a CDS encoding tyrosine recombinase XerC: MAPEDVSGNPALSEDFTVLLADYERHLTAERDLSKHSVRAYIGDIADLLDHLTRLGHDADLNGLDIRGLRSWLAKQQSLGKARSTMARRATAARVFTAWAQRTGRIATDPGALLASPKPHRPLPGVLGQADTRAVMDAAAVAADDGSPVGLRDLAIMELLYATGIRVGELCALDVDEVDSSRRVVRVFGKGRKERSVPYGVPAAAALETWMRTARPQLIQPGSGPALFLGARGGRIDQRTVRRVVHARIDAVDAPDLSPHGLRHTAATHLLEGGADLRSVQELLGHASLATTQVYTHVSGERLRRAYEQAHPRA; this comes from the coding sequence ATGGCGCCGGAGGATGTCAGCGGAAACCCTGCTTTATCAGAAGATTTCACTGTGTTACTGGCTGACTACGAACGGCACTTGACGGCGGAAAGAGACCTCAGCAAACATTCGGTGCGAGCCTACATCGGTGATATCGCGGACCTCCTGGATCATTTGACTCGGCTTGGTCACGATGCTGATCTGAACGGGCTCGACATCCGGGGGCTGCGCTCCTGGCTCGCCAAGCAACAGAGCCTGGGCAAGGCGCGCAGCACGATGGCGCGCCGGGCCACCGCGGCTCGGGTCTTCACCGCGTGGGCACAGCGGACCGGCCGGATCGCGACTGACCCGGGCGCGCTGCTGGCCAGCCCCAAGCCGCACAGGCCGCTGCCTGGTGTGCTCGGCCAGGCCGACACCAGAGCTGTCATGGATGCCGCGGCGGTCGCAGCCGACGACGGCAGCCCGGTTGGACTGCGCGACCTGGCGATCATGGAACTCCTCTATGCGACCGGGATCCGGGTCGGCGAGCTGTGTGCCCTCGATGTCGACGAAGTGGACTCCTCCCGCCGCGTGGTGCGGGTCTTCGGCAAGGGCCGCAAAGAGCGCTCTGTCCCGTACGGCGTACCGGCGGCGGCCGCGCTGGAGACGTGGATGCGGACCGCGCGACCCCAGTTGATCCAGCCTGGGAGCGGGCCGGCTTTGTTTCTCGGCGCGCGGGGCGGGCGGATCGACCAGCGGACCGTACGGCGGGTGGTCCACGCCAGGATCGACGCGGTCGACGCGCCGGATCTGTCGCCGCACGGCCTGCGTCACACGGCGGCCACCCATCTGCTGGAAGGGGGCGCCGACCTGCGCAGCGTGCAGGAGTTGCTCGGCCACGCATCGCTCGCGACGACGCAGGTCTATACGCATGTCTCGGGGGAGAGACTGCGACGCGCGTACGAACAAGCCCATCCACGGGCCTGA